Proteins encoded within one genomic window of Insulibacter thermoxylanivorax:
- the alr gene encoding alanine racemase, with amino-acid sequence MKTYYRPTRAVISLDALRHNIAEFRRHVPERIRIMAVVKANAYGHGAVQTARYALQCGIDYIGVAFLDEAIELRDAGITAPILVLGYTPPEGLRTARDRDIAVTVYSEDIVEALRSMAYDPIKDRKLKVHVKVDTGMGRIGVPADDTGVAFIEQVHALPGVELEGLFTHYACADERDKTYTMEQHTRFRRIVDICRERGINIPHIHAGNSATGIDCPELTFSMLRLGISMYGLYPSEEVFKSRVHLKPVMSFVTEVVMVKTLPPGSGVSYGAAYRTSGYETIATLPVGYADGYTRLLSGKAQVLIHGQRANIVGRICMDQCMLNVSNIEDVALGDEVVLFGSQGDAQLHVEELAEHLGTINYEIPCMISHRVPRVYTLNGEVVHVDNDLIKMPYAQE; translated from the coding sequence ATGAAAACTTACTACCGCCCGACGAGGGCGGTAATTTCGCTTGATGCACTACGGCACAACATCGCTGAGTTCCGCAGACATGTGCCCGAGCGAATCAGGATCATGGCCGTCGTGAAGGCGAATGCTTATGGTCATGGTGCAGTGCAGACGGCCAGATACGCGTTGCAGTGCGGCATAGACTATATCGGCGTTGCATTCCTCGACGAAGCCATCGAGCTTCGGGATGCAGGGATTACAGCGCCGATCCTCGTCTTGGGTTATACGCCGCCTGAAGGACTTAGGACAGCAAGAGATCGCGATATTGCGGTGACGGTATACAGTGAGGATATCGTCGAAGCGCTGCGATCGATGGCCTACGATCCGATCAAGGACCGCAAATTGAAAGTACATGTGAAAGTGGACACCGGAATGGGGCGCATCGGCGTGCCTGCAGATGATACGGGAGTCGCGTTTATCGAACAGGTGCATGCCCTGCCGGGAGTAGAATTAGAAGGATTATTCACCCATTACGCTTGCGCGGATGAACGGGACAAAACCTATACCATGGAGCAGCATACACGCTTTCGCCGCATCGTGGACATTTGCCGCGAGCGCGGGATCAACATCCCGCATATTCACGCCGGCAACAGCGCAACAGGGATCGATTGTCCGGAGCTGACCTTCTCCATGTTACGTCTCGGCATCAGTATGTACGGGTTGTATCCGTCGGAAGAAGTGTTCAAGAGCCGCGTGCATCTGAAGCCCGTCATGAGCTTCGTCACCGAGGTTGTGATGGTGAAGACCCTGCCCCCGGGATCCGGTGTCAGTTACGGCGCTGCTTACCGCACCTCGGGGTATGAGACGATCGCCACCCTGCCCGTTGGCTATGCAGATGGGTATACACGGCTCCTCAGCGGCAAAGCGCAGGTGCTCATCCATGGACAGCGCGCGAACATCGTCGGACGCATCTGTATGGACCAGTGTATGTTAAACGTATCAAACATTGAAGATGTTGCACTAGGCGATGAAGTTGTATTATTTGGCAGCCAAGGCGATGCGCAGCTGCATGTCGAAGAGCTGGCCGAACATCTTGGTACGATTAATTACGAGATCCCTTGCATGATCTCGCACCGCGTACCTCGGGTATATACGCTGAATGGTGAAGTCGTCCATGTGGACAACGACCTCATCAAGATGCCATATGCTCAGGAATGA
- a CDS encoding LolA family protein, with amino-acid sequence MRRITWLAAVVMSAVLILAGCGEKSEADVVRELEQMIDRMNSYAAEGSMILHSGEQPQEYQLSVWFQKPEFYRIAITNKQKNVTQIVLKNEEGVFVLTPHLQKSFRFRSDWPNTQGQIYLYQTLLRSIVDDPERAVTKDGEHYVFDVKANYQNMALPRQKIWLKQDGYAPIHIELLDENDKPIVTVDFSSFELNKKFEATNFDMNWNLTSWNITTLPAMSPMPGADQLSEEIKAQLSGDFGIIYPAYAPAGVELVDVQDVQLGETDAVLLQYAGGDYSYTILESRPRDTAVFVHETTLVDLEFTMGILTGEEHKTLIWLEDGVEYRMTTSTLPTEEMVKIAQSVQGQTGK; translated from the coding sequence ATGCGCCGGATCACGTGGCTTGCGGCCGTCGTAATGAGTGCGGTACTTATCTTGGCAGGATGCGGTGAGAAGAGTGAAGCGGATGTTGTTCGAGAACTGGAACAGATGATCGATCGGATGAACAGTTATGCTGCAGAAGGATCGATGATCCTCCACTCGGGTGAGCAGCCGCAGGAATATCAGTTGTCTGTCTGGTTTCAGAAACCGGAATTCTATCGGATCGCGATTACGAACAAACAGAAGAATGTTACGCAGATCGTGCTCAAAAATGAAGAAGGAGTCTTCGTCCTGACCCCTCATCTTCAGAAGAGTTTCCGTTTCCGCAGCGATTGGCCGAACACTCAAGGACAGATCTATCTCTACCAAACGCTTCTTCGCAGCATCGTCGACGACCCGGAGCGGGCGGTTACGAAGGACGGGGAGCATTATGTCTTCGATGTGAAGGCGAACTATCAGAACATGGCCCTGCCCAGGCAGAAGATCTGGCTCAAACAGGACGGCTATGCGCCGATTCATATCGAGCTGCTCGATGAGAACGATAAGCCGATTGTCACTGTGGATTTCAGCAGCTTCGAACTGAATAAGAAATTTGAAGCGACGAACTTCGATATGAATTGGAATCTGACGAGCTGGAATATCACCACATTGCCTGCCATGTCGCCCATGCCCGGGGCGGATCAGCTGAGCGAAGAGATCAAGGCGCAGCTGAGCGGGGACTTCGGCATCATCTATCCAGCCTATGCACCGGCAGGAGTTGAGCTTGTCGATGTACAGGATGTGCAGCTCGGTGAGACGGATGCGGTGCTCCTGCAGTATGCAGGAGGGGACTATTCCTACACGATTCTGGAGTCCCGACCGCGGGATACGGCCGTATTCGTGCATGAGACGACCCTGGTGGATCTCGAATTCACGATGGGGATCCTCACCGGAGAGGAACATAAAACCTTGATCTGGCTGGAGGATGGTGTAGAATATAGGATGACTACGAGTACGCTGCCGACGGAAGAGATGGTGAAGATCGCTCAATCCGTACAAGGCCAAACAGGAAAATAA